The Carassius auratus strain Wakin chromosome 27, ASM336829v1, whole genome shotgun sequence genome includes a region encoding these proteins:
- the LOC113045821 gene encoding unconventional myosin-VIIb-like produces the protein MVMLKEKDHFWIDSGTGVPIGGYVKVSASGQCCLIDDEGKEHRIPEGEKGSLKPMDPSSVEGVDDMIQLGDLSEAGLLRNLLVRHKRGSIYTYIGSVLVAMNPYQMLPIYTAEQVELYHGRKLGELPPHIFAIADSCYSNMRRKNRNQCCIISGESGAGKTESTKLILQFLAAVSGQQSWIEQQIIQANPVLEAFGNAKTIRNDNSSRFGKYVEVFFNKEGVIEGAHMEQYLLEKSRVCHQAPQERNYHIFYCMLSGMSSDHKKTLSLGEASQFKYLTEGDCLTCDGRDDTDEFGRIRSALKILTFSDRDCWEIFKLLAAILHMGNIEFQSTMMNNMDSCDIMPSNNFSVATKLLEVDDADLEDSLTRRSFITNREIVMKSLTTEQATRTRDAFAKAMYGRLFVWMFTKINSAIHKPQTDEPTYTRKSIGLLDIFGFENFHQNSFEQLCINYANEHLQQFFVSHIFKLEQEEYSKEGISWKHIAFNDNQKTLDLLASKPLNILALIDEESTFPKGTDTTMLNKMNKEHEGNELYMSSKSNHGMLFGVKHFAGIVYYDCEGFLEKNRDSLSMDIMELVQKSSNKLLKQIFEIETKTHTVKNNNKINKMLMTPKNSLRQVNDLKRQISTLSGQFRHSLDSLMKALSLCQPFFIRCFKPNDKKMPMDFNRELCMQQLRYSGMLETIKIRKLGYPIRHTFKDFMQCYRVFLKTVNCDPNTEPAANCCAAICRAMIRNEEDWKIGKTKVFLRDHHDSFLELEREQELYRKALIIQRVMLAHKDRANFVKKKRAALVLQKNWRGHRDRRDFCKLNQGFARLQAKVRSRQFRKEYKRRRAAAVTLQTQTRGYLARKDMKHKKDAVILLQAQARGLLARKTFKRMKTDAFSTAHEKEAQERTAPEPQQRIEEMPRKNEEAAKSQDKTDEEMVENIFGFLPSAKVRQEGLAPEGFEDLEPEPMKFEEFEIVDSPVMERKVMSSTDSSEGNRDEEDEDEKEKEMQMQNEKEKQNEMEEEEEEEEEEEEKEKEEEEEEEKEEEREKEEEEEEEKEEEKEEEEEEEEESDQFTFSKFASLHFQGSSTHSHIQERLRQPLLYHEDEGDALACLTVWWIILRFMGDLPEPKQERVSAVADPIQMNLGQRQARRLSNLVGLDQKFLRKKKKQPKGAGKRKPSAIPEEEQPEEEPQPKMQTVQEEEDVLFGERATYDRPMTPLEKLHIIAGYAIVRRDTRDEIYCQILKQLTANKNPESTNRGWILLSICLGIFPPTDSLRKYLQSFIRYGPSEYSSYCSERLRRTLANGERSEPPCWLELQSAENKKPIIVAVSLMDGRSIYLTVDSATTSAEVCKSIIQKINLQDTYGFSLYAEMHEKIWSLGSSSQHLLDTVSICEQDEKRQGREEQHAPWHLHFRKEIFAPWHDCSDQVSTELIYGQIIHGLKSGDYQSDKEDDYVQLAAKHYYVQHGSESSMETAEKIVRECMNMTLIESMSMAKLTQMVHSAHTQGPYINSSKTAYEVKVEAVEYAQEKWTVYFSKFYEAQIVSGPSVPQDQFVVVVNWKGVFFQDVTEAAFLQLSYPEVSSIEMSEEDSDGIVCLMTPKGMYELKAVKGRELVELVNMFISGLMKRSVYAVAIQDLIRQEDATMLNYKRGDVLFIIKDGMNSSEEGWIQARNERTNQTGEVSLDAIRILPMLTRPTEETLNLLNLNPARRKSVMPVLPQKEELSPEKVAVVTLKEFSFDYFRESKEGGRGKGAPKEKLWANSKELLKQPLLRSLQGNSELCHLACDCFTAILKYMGDYSVKHVRTPIDLTNQIFGPATAHMELRDEIYCQIMKQMSNNSHGLSMERGWQLLWLCSGLFPPSELLMKYAQLFLESRSREPLASTCLQRMQAMLSIEARKLPPHQVEVDAIQNNSMQIFHKVHFPDDTSELFEVTSTTRIKELCQKIARELRLSSSDGYTLFVKTSTKVVGMDSKEYFFDNLRQLTDVVKKGKKIKEANPTIVQYLVFFMRNLWFNVIPGKDLTADLTFHFPQELPKYLRGYHDVSKEDMISLAGLLLRIQIDTDKSQFVMIPRMLKDLVPADQLKSMTADDWKKHIIDAYNSQAGITVDEAKLQFLKTISQWPTFGCVFFEVKQTSDKSYPKAITLSVSKQGVSIINLKTKEVLAMHLFNKITSWSSGKNHFHLTIGGLVQGNTLICDTSMGYRISDLLSSYKDMYLSI, from the exons ATGGTGATGTTAAAAGAG AAGGATCACTTCTGGATTGACTCCGGTACTGGGGTCCCTATTGGAGGGTATGTGAAGGTCTCCGCCAGTGGACAGTGTTGCCTGATTGATGATGAAGGGAAG GAGCACCGTATCCCTGAGGGGGAGAAGGGCAGTCTGAAGCCTATGGACCCCAGCTCAGTGGAGGGTGTGGACGACATGATCCAACTGGGGGACCTCAGCGAAGCTGGTTTACTCCGAAACCTGCTGGTGCGCCACAAACGGGGCAGTATATAT ACCTATATTGGCTCTGTGCTGGTGGCCATGAATCCCTATCAGATGCTGCCCATCTACACGGCGGAGCAGGTGGAGCTGTATCACGGGCGTAAGCTGGGCGAGCTCCCACCGCACATCTTTGCTATCGCTGACAGTTGTTACTCCAACATGCGCCGCAAGAATCGCAACCAGTGCTGCATTATCAG TGGAGAATCAGGTGCAGGAAAGACAGAAAGCACTAAACTGATTCTTCAGTTCCTGGCGGCTGTGAGCGGGCAGCAGTCCTGGATTGAGCAGCAGATCATCCAGGCCAACCCTGTCCTGGAGG CCTTTGGGAACGCCAAAACCATTCGGAATGATAACTCCAGCCGCTTTGGGAAATACGTGGAGGTCTTCTTCAATAAAGAAGGCGTTATAGAGGGAGCTCACATGGAGCAGTACCTGCTGGAGAAGTCTCGTGTCTGTCATCAG gcACCTCAGGAAAGGAACTACcacattttttattgtatgttatcTGGGATGTCAAGTGACCATAAGAAGACTCTCTCTCTTGGTGAAGCGTCACAGTTCAAGTACCTGACTGAG GGTGATTGTTTGACTTGTGATGGACGGGACGATACTGATGAGTTCGGACGGATTCGTTCTGCTCTAAAGATCCTCACTTTCTCAGACAGGGACTGCTGGGAAATCTTCAAATTACTCGCTGCCATTCTCCACATGGGCAATATTGAATTTCAGA GCACCATGATGAATAACATGGACAGCTGTGACATTATGCCATCCAATAATTTCTCTGTCGCTACCAAGTTGCTGGAG GTGGATGATGCTGATCTTGAGGATAGTCTTACCCGTCGTTCCTTCATTACAAACAGAGAGATAGTCATGAAATCCCTCACCACAGAGCAGGCCACACGCACCAGAGATGCTTTTGCAAAG GCCATGTACGGAAGGCTGTTTGTCTGGATGTTCACAAAAATAAACAGCGCCATTCACAAACCCCAGACTGACGAGCCAACCTACACACGCAAGTCCATTGGTCTGCTTGACATTTTTGGCTTTGAGAATTTCCATCAGAACAG TTTCGAACAGCTGTGCATTAATTACGCCAATGAGCATCTGCAGCAGTTCTTTGTGAGTCACATCTTCAAGCTGGAGCAGGAAGAGTACAGTAAAGAAGGAATCTCATGGAAGCACATTGCTTTCAATGACAACCAGAAAACCCTGGACCTGCTGGCCAGTAAACCTCTCAACATACTGGCTCTGATCGATGAGGAGAGCACCTTTCCTAAG GGAACAGATACCACAATGTTGAACAAAATGAACAAAGAACATGAAGGAAACGAACTGTACATGTCATCCAAGAGCAACCATGGCATGCTGTTTGGGGTTAAGCACTTTGCTGGGATTGTTTATTACGACTGTGAAG GATTTCTGGAGAAGAACAGAGACTCCCTGAGCATGGACATCATGGAGCTGGTTCAGAAATCTTCCAACAAGTTGCTCAAACAGATCTTTGAAATAGAGACCAAAACACACACCGTCAAGAACaataacaaaatcaacaaaatgctcATGACGCCGAAGAACTCACTACGA CAAGTAAATGATTTGAAGCGGCAGATATCTACTCTGAGCGGCCAGTTTCGTCACTCCCTGGATTCTCTGATGAAGGCCCTGTCTCTCTGTCAGCCCTTCTTCATACGGTGCTTCAAACCAAACGACAAAAAGATGCCCATG GATTTTAACAGAGAGCTCTGCATGCAGCAGCTTCGCTACTCTGGAATGCtggagaccattaaaatacgcaAGTTGGGATATCCCATTCGGCACACCTTCAAAGACTTCATGCAGTGCTACCGTGTGTTCCTGAAGACAGTGAACTGTGACCCAAACACC GAACCTGCTGCAAACTGCTGTGCAGCCATCTGCAGGGCTATGATCAGAAACGAAGAGGACTGGAAGATTGGCAAAACCAAAGTCTTTCTCAGG GATCATCATGACTCCTTCCTAGAActggagagagagcaagagcttTACAGGAAGGCACTTATCATCCAAAGAGTAATGCTTGCCCATAAAGACAG AGCAAATTTTGTAAAGAAGAAGAGGGCAGCTCTGGTTTTGCAGAAAAACTGGCGTGGCCACAGAGACAGAAGAGACTTTTGCAAA CTCAATCAAGGATTTGCTCGGCTGCAGGCAAAAGTGCGCAGTCGGCAGTTCCGTAAAGAGTATAAGCGCAGACGGGCTGCAGCCGTCACTCTGCAAACACAGACCCGCGGCTACCTCGCAAGGAAAGACATGAAACACAAAAAAGATGCAGTGATACTGTTACAGGCACAGGCCAGAGGACTGCTGGCCAGAAAGACCTTCAAGAGAATGAAAACAGAT GCATTTTCGACTGCACATGAAAAAGAGGCTCAGGAACGTACAGCACCGGAGCCTCAGCAACGCATAGAGGAGATGCCCAGAAAAAACGAGGAAGCTGCCAAATCCCAGGATAAGACTGATGAGGAAATGGTGGAGAATATCTTTGGCTTCCTTCCAAGTGCAAAAGTAAGACAAGAGGGCCTGGCTCCTGAGGGATTCGAG GATTTGGAGCCTGAGCCGATGAAGTTTGAAGAGTTTGAAATCGTAGACAGCCCTGTAATGGAGAGGAAGGTGATGTCATCAACAGACAGCAGTGAAGGCAATCGAGATGAAGAGGATGAGGACGAGAAGGAAAAGGAAATGCAAATGCAGAATGAGAAGGAAAAGCAGAATGaaatggaggaggaggaggaagaggaggaggaggaggaggagaaggagaaggaggaggaggaggaggaggagaaggaggaggagagggagaaggaggaggaggaggaggaggagaaggaggaggagaaggaggaggaggaagaggaggaggaagagagcgATCAGTTCACTTTCTCTAAATTTGCTTCTTTACACTTCCAAGGATCATCTACTCACTCACATATCCAAGAGAGATTACGACAACCCCTGCTCTACCATGAAGATGAAGGGGATGCCCTG GCTTGTTTGACAGTATGGTGGATCATACTGAGATTTATGGGAGATCTTCCAGAGCCGAAGCAAGAACGTGTTTCTGCTGTAGCTGACCCCATTCAGATGAACCTTGGTCAGAGACAAGCACGGCGACTCAGTAACCTTGTTGGATTAGATCAG AAATTTTTGCGGAAAAAAAAGAAGCAACCGAAGGGGGCAGGGAAGAGAAAACCCTCAGCCATTCCTGAAGAAGAG CAGCCAGAAGAAGAGCCACAACCTAAAATGCAGACTGTTCAGGAGGAAGAGGATGTGTTGTTCGGAGAGAGAGCAACTTATGATCGTCCAATGACACCACTGGAGAAATTGCATATTATTGCCGGATATGCTATTGTACGACGAGATACAAG GGATGAGATCTACTGTCAGATCCTTAAGCAGTTAACAGCCAATAAGAACCCCGAAAGTACAAACAGAGGCTGGATTCTTTTGTCAATCTGTCTGGGTATCTTCCCCCCTACAGATAGCCTCAGAAAG TACCTGCAGAGCTTCATACGCTACGGCCCAAGTGAGTACTCCTCCTACTGTTCAGAGCGACTGCGAAGGACTTTAGCAAATGGAGAAAGAAGTGAGCCACCATGCTGGCTTGAACTACAG TCTGCAGAGAACAAGAAGCCCATTATAGTAGCAGTGAGTCTGATGGACGGGAGAAGCATCTACCTCACTGTAGATTCAGCCACAACTTCTGCAGAGGTGTGCAAATCTATTATCCAGAAGATAAACCTGCAGGACACTTACGGCTTCTCCCTGTATGCTGAAATGCATGAGAAG ATTTGGTCTCTTGGCAGCAGCAGTCAGCACCTCTTGGACACCGTGTCTATTTGTGAGCAGGATGAAAAGAGACAGGGGAGAGAGGAACAACATGCTCCTTGGCATCTCCACTTCCGCAAAGAGATCTTCGCTCCATGGCATGACTGTTCTGACCAAGTCAGCACAGAGCTCATCTATGGGCAGATCATCCACGGACTCAAAAGTGGTGATTATCAGTCTGATaag GAGGATGATTACGTGCAGCTCGCGGCCAAACATTACTATGTACAGCATGGGTCTGAAAGCAGTATGGAAACCGCAGAGAAGATTGTCCGTGAATGCATGAACATGACTTTAATTGAGAGCATGTCTATGGCCAAGTTAACTCAGATGGTTCATTCTGCACACACACAG GGCCCTTACATAAACTCTTCTAAAACTGCCTATGAAGTGAAAGTGGAGGCTGTTGAATATGCACAGGAGAAGTGGACAGTCTATTTCTCCAAGTTCTATGAGGCTCAAATTGTTTCAG GTCCCTCAGTGCCTCAAGACCAGTTCGTAGTTGTTGTGAACTGGAAGGGCGTCTTTTTTCAGGATGTGACAGAAGCCGCATTTCTACAGCTCTCTTATCCTGAGGTGTCAAGTATTGAGATGAG TGAGGAAGATTCTGATGGGATTGTGTGTTTGATGACTCCAAAGGGGATGTATGAGCTGAAGGCTGTGAAGGGAAGAGAATTAGTGGAGTTGGTCAACATGTTCATCTCAGGGCTTATGAAGAGATCAGTGTACGCTGTGGCAATACAGGACCTTATCAGACAAG AGGATGCTACAATGCTAAACTACAAAAGAGGCGATGTACTGTTTATCATAAAGGATGGGATGAATTCTTCTGAAGAAGGCTGGATCCAAGCCAGGAATGAGAGGACAAATCAAACCGGAGAAGTTTCCTTGGATGCCATTCGGATTTTGCCGATGTTGACCAGGCCTACAGAAGAAACACTG AATTTGTTGAATTTGAACCCAGCGCGAAGAAAGTCAGTAATGCCGGTCCTGCCGCAGAAGGAGGAGCTCAGCCCAGAGAAAGTTGCCGTTGTGACGCTCAAGGAGTTCTCTTTTGATTATTTCAG GGAGTCAAAAGAAGGTGGCCGTGGCAAAGGAGCGCCAAAAGAGAAACTGTGGGCCAACAGCAAAGAGCTTCTTAAACAGCCGCTGCTCAGGAGCCTGCAGGGCAACTCAGAGCTCTGCCACCTCGCTTGTGACTGCTTCACAG CTATCCTTAAATATATGGGAGATTATTCAGTCAAGCATGTGCGGACACCCATAGATTTAACAAACCAGATCTTTGGGCCAGCAACAGCACACATGGAACTAAGAGATGAGATCTACTGCCAAATAATGAAGCAGATGTCTAATAACAGCCATGG gtTGAGTATGGAGCGAGGCTGGCAGCTGTTGTGGCTGTGTTCTGGTCTCTTTCCACCAAGTGAGTTGCTGATGAAATATGCTCAACTTTTCCTGGAGTCCAGATCCAGAGAGCCTCTGGCCTCCACTTGCCTGCAGAGGATGCAAGCTATGCTCAG TATCGAGGCAAGGAAGTTGCCTCCTCACCAGGTGGAAGTAGACGccattcaaaataacagcatgcaGATCTTCCATAAAGTTCACTTTCCCGACGATACATCTGAA ttatttgagGTGACCAGCACAACGAGGATAAAAGAATTATGCCAGAAAATTGCCAGAGAACTCCGGCTCTCCTCCTCAGATGGATACACTCTGTTTGTTAAAACATCCACAAAG GTAGTAGGTATGGATTCTAAAGAGTACTTTTTTGACAACCTCAGGCAACTCACAGATGTCGtcaagaaagggaaaaaaatcaaGGAGG CTAATCCAACTATTGTCCAGTACCTGGTGTTCTTCATGAGGAACCTCTGGTTTAATGTGATCCCAGGAAAAGACCTAACTGCCGACCTAACCTTCCACTTTCCCCAG GAATTGCCGAAATATTTGCGGGGTTACCATGATGTGTCTAAAGAGGACATGATCAGTCTGGCAGGTCTGCTGCTCCGTATTCAGATTGATACGGATAAATCCCAGTTTGTCATGATCCCTAGAATGCTGAAAGATCTGGTACCAGCTGATCAGCTGAAGAGCATGACTGCTGATGACTGGAAAAAG CACATTATTGACGCGTACAACAGTCAGGCAGGCATAACAGTAGATGAAGCCAAACTCCAGTTCCTGAAGACGATCTCACAGTGGCCTACCTTCGGATGTGTTTTCTTCGAAGTTAAG CAAACCTCAGATAAGAGTTACCCCAAGGCTATAACGCTATCAGTCAGCAAGCAAGGAGTTAGTATCATCAACCTGAAGACAAAG GAGGTACTTGCGATGCATCTGTTCAATAAGATCACTTCATGGTCTAGTGGAAAAAACCATTTTCACTTGACCATCGGCGGCCTGGTGCAGGGCAACACTCTGATCTGTGATACGTCTATG GGTTATAGAATAAGTGATCTCCTGTCCTCTTACAAGGACATGTATCTGAGTATCTGA